ttgatgTCAGATTAATCTTATATATGAATGTTACTTTATGATTATATTCGCCTACCTAATTAAGTAATTAGAAAGTGAAATGACAAGCCCCAATCTTTTCGGTGTTAACaaaaagaggatgaagaagaaaacattataGCCGgcctataaatatatatccaaaGTTAGTCCAATTTCTCCGACAAGATCTAAAATCGAACGGTGAGGAATCCTCCAAGGATAAAAGTTCAACAGCTGATAAATTTTCTCTTAAACCATTGAGAAAAAGAACATCTACTAAAGAATGTAATAGCtatgattaaaattaataatttccGTACGGTCAATGACCCGAATGAGTAAAATGATGTTGCTTTCTGAATCATTATTTACTAAGATCTAAATGTGGTCTGCTTTTtacaattatacaaaactatatatatccATAACTTTTTTGCAAAGAACCATATGTagttgacgaaaaaaaaaagtggtctAACATGATTTGTAGCAATTGAGCTGAGTCCATATGATTTAAGCCCATTTAACGGACTGTGTGGAATTGATGGCCCAGTTattaaaccttttttgtttgtgtggaaaaagccaaaaaaaactgTCACACGTGCGAATCTCACAGGTGAGGAGGGTATTTTATCCTgtcggtttcttcttctttgaccCCTCCGTAATTACCTCGTCttcaatcaaattataattttttgacctttttttaCCTTCGAAAATATCTGAAACCCTCAAAAACctaaacacaacaaacaaacaaacaaacaaaaaagttccTGTTCGATTCCTCCTCTCATTCATTCTCTGCTTGTTCCTCAAATCCTTCAATTTTCTCATCAAATCCAGATTTGCGAATTTAGGTTTTCTTGAATCTAATCGTTCTCGATGATTTCGAAAGATCACCTTCATCATCTGGATCCTCTGGGTACAACCAAATCGTACCACATGAATACCTCCACCGTATCGCCGCCGTCTCCGGCATCATCAATTTCGTTGTCGCAATCGGCGTGGCTGGAGGTTCGTTTGTTCTACGTCCGTATCGCTCCTTGCGTCGTTGAGAACGTCCCTGACTTCCTCACCCTCCGTCACCCTCGTCGCGAAACCGGTGCTTCTCTTGAGGTTAACGGCGTTCGCGTTCCTTCGTCGCAGACGGCGTCGCTTAAACTCCGCCGTGACAGAGTCGACCGGGAATCGTCGGAGGTGACTTACGTGAGCACTGAGACCGTTCGCGTTACCGGATGCGTTGATTTCGAGGTTTATGATAACGAGGATATGGTCTTGTGTGGGAACCTAGATAGAATCGAAGGTGCTTGGAACAATGGAACTGTGAGTGATCCCAAGACTGGATGGGGCATGGATTGTTACATTGCTATGGGAAACGGACACGTGTCAGGTCCTTCTGCCTCTGTGTTTTTCCAGCCAAAGTTTGGAGTCTCGTCTCCGTCCGTCGAGGTTTATATAGCTGGTTGTTGTGGTGGTGTCCCGGTGATATTGACCAAGACGATTCAGGCGAGTCCGAGGAGGAAGGTGGCTAGGCACGTGACACTCGACGCTATCCCTGAGGATGAGGAAGTTGGCAAAGAGCAAGACATTGGTACCATTGGTGATGAATTGGCCCGTCAAAGCAAAGTACAGGTATGATTCTGATTTCACAATTCTCTGTTTGGTGATTGTCCAAGCCCTTAAGTTACGATTCTTAATAACTTGGGATTGAGATTTGAAAAGGTTGCTTCTTTCGTCTAGTTTTGTGAGTTATGAATGCTGTAGCAGATATTTAGTTATTAAGATCACTCGCAAGTTTCTGGTGAATTTAGCTCCTGCTTGAATGTTTTCTTTGACTCTACAGctgaatttgaaaattgtagAATTGTTGACTGATCAGAAATTGAGATATGGATATAGGTCAATAGACTCTCTTTGCACTTTTTTTGGTGCTTTATCTTGTTTGTCGTTTCGTTTATGCAGATGATGGAATCAGAAGTTGATGAATACGATGACTCAGATATGAAAATGGCACAGAGATATTACCCTGAAGGAATGTACGTTGATGAGGATGGTCAGCTCTCATGGTTCAATGCAGGAGTCAGAGTCGGAGTTGGGATAGGCCTTGGGATGTGTCTTGGTGTAGGCATTGGAGTTGGATTACTCATGCGTTCGTATCAAGCAACAACTAGTAACCTTCGTAGGAGGTTTCTCTGATCATCACCTACCATAAACTAAAAACCCACTTAGACATTTCGAGATCTACTAAGAATGTCGGTAACGTAGTGGGTTATAAAAGAGATAGAATTTTGGTAGATAGATGTATAGAGCTTTTGGTTTTCACCTGTTTGTGTccttttgaatatatatatatattcggCTCTGTTCATATACTTTAGTAGCACAAAAGAGAGTTCCCATCTTGCTCCAGTCatgttcttttgttctttcttttctcaagTCTGTCTATGTCGTTGCTCTTGTGTAGAAAGAGATTTcgtgttattgttgttgttgtcaaacGCTGGAGTTTGTCTTTCGGTTTCTGGTCAGGAAATAATGTGGAATAGGGAATGTACATGTTTCACCTGTATTCAGTATCTGTTTGCAATtagtaaattaaattattacaaCAAGCCAAGTGGAAGACGGCGTCGTTTATCATAAATGTCAAACCGATGACGTCTTATCGGGGGAGCATGAGCATTGgactaaaaaattattgtcaatttgtttaaattgtattttgggccctgaaaattattataaatgaaatttagCCCCTTAATTTTGTAAGAGTTTACAACATTGAACCCTAAATCATTATGttcccaaaatcaaaatttcactCCTCGAGAGTAGcgagaagaaggaggagatgAGCAAGATCCGTTCGTCTGCGACAATGCCACATCGCGACCAGCCGTCACCGGCGTCGCCTCACGTCGTTACACTCAACTGTATAGAGGATTGTGCGCTCGAGCAAGACTCCCTCGCCGGCGTTGCTGGTGTCGAATACGTCCCGCTCAGCCGCATCGCCGATGGTAAGATCGAGTCCGCCACCGCCGTTCTCCTCCATTCCCTCGCGTATCTTCCACGAGCAGCTCAACGCCGACTCCGTCCTCACCAGCTCATTCTCTGCCTTGGCTCTGCTGATCGCGCTGTCGATTCGACTCTCGCCGCCGACCTAGGTCTCCGACTTGTCCATGTAGATACTTCACGAGCCGAGGAAATCGCGGATACCGTCATGGCGCTCATCCTTGGACTCCTTCGACGGACGCATTTACTCTCGCGACACGCTCTATCGGCGTCTGGTTGGCTCGGATCGCTTCAGCCTCTTTGCCGGGGAATGAGACGGTGCCGTGGTATGGTTTTGGGTATCGTTGGCAGATCTGTATCGGCTCGGTATTTAGCTAGTAGAAGCTTGGCTTTCAAGATGAGTGTGCTCTACTTCGATGTCCCAGAGGTATGTTTGTTGGCAATGTCTCGCTAAGCTTTTAATATCTTAGTGTAAACTGACTCTTTAGGGACCAAAAAAAGTGCTGAGTTCTTAGCTACTACATTCCTAAACTGCTTACTATGATGGCTCTCTTTCAAGTTCCTCTCCCTTGGATGTTATATTTGTTGTCAATAGTTGCGTTTGCGTCTGTTCAGGGAGATGAAGAACGAATCAGGCCCTCGAGATTCCCACGTGCTGCTCGAAGAATGGATACATTGAATGATCTTCTAGCAGCAAGTGATGTCATTTCGCTACATTGTGCATTAACAAATGACACGGTTCAGATACTCAATGCAGAGTGTTTGCAGCATATAAAACCTGGTATGAGTTTTCTTGTCAAATGAAATTTGATTCTCCATGAATGTGAATTGAAGATGAACTTCTGCTTTCTCGCATTCCCTTCAATTCTGGTTGATTTTATGTATTAGGGGCTTTTCTTGTAAATACTGGAAGCTGCCAGCTGTTGGATGATTGTGCTGTGAAACAACTTCTAATTGATGGCACTATAGCTGGCTGCGCCCTTGACGGTGCTGAAGGTCCACAATGGATGGAAGCATGGGTATGACTTTCTTTTCCAGTGACTAAACTTCACATTTGCGCCTGCCTATTCTCttgtttcatcatcttcttctgttgtttaTCCTGCATCCATTATATCTTGTTTTCATTGCAGGTGAAGGAAATGCCAAATGTGTTAATTCTACCTCGCAGTGCAGATTACAGTGAGGAAGTATGGATGGAGATAAGGGAGAAGGCTATCTCTATCTTGCATTCATTTTTCTTAGATGGTGTAATTCCAAGTAACACTGTTTCTGATGAGGAAGTTGAGGAAAGTGaagcaagtgaagaagaagaacaatcacCTAGCAAACACGAGAAATTAGCAATAGTGGAATCCACCAGTAGGCAACAGGGAGAAAGTACTCTCACCAGCACTGAGATCGTACGTAGAGAGGCTAGTGAGTTAAAAGAATCTCTGAGCCCTGGTCAGCAACACGTTTCTCAAAATACTGCCGTAAAACCTGAAGGAAGACGTAGCAGATCCGGTAAGAAAGCCAAAAAGAGACATTCACAGCAAAAATACATGCAAAAAACGGATGGTTCCTCAGGGTTAAATGAAGAAAGTACTTCACGAAGAGATGATATTGCTATGAGTGACACAGAAGAAGTATTAAGTTCCAGTTCTAGATGTGCTTCTCCTGAAGATTCCAGAAGTAGGAAAACACCTCTTGAAGTAATGCAAGAGTCTTCCCCAAATCAGCTTGTAATGTCAAGTAAGAAGTTCATTGGAAAGTCAAGTGAGCTACTGAAAGATGGATATGTAGTAGCCTTGTATGCGAAAGACCTCTCGGGCCTCCACGTTTCCAGGCAAAGAACGAAAAACGGTGGCTGGTTCCTCGATACTTTGTCCAATGTATCCAAACGAGATCCTGCTGCACAATTCATTATCGCATACAGAAACAAGGTAaacctttttctctctcttacttTTCATTTATCTTGCTTACAATGCCAGATAGACCATTATAAATTGGTTTTGGTGCATGAACTTGTTTTCCAGGACACTGTTGGTCTGAGATCATTTGCTGCTGGTGGGAAGTTACTGCAGGTAGCTCTTACATTAGAGAGTGTTACTTCCATTGGTAACTCAATGTTGCTCTTATGGAATCTAAAAGTGGTTGTGTCAtgggtgtgtgtgtgtgcagATCAATAGAAGAATGGAGTTTGTGTTTGCTAGCCATAGTTTTGACGTGTGGGAGAGTTGGAGTCTAGAAGGTTCTCTGGACGAATGTCGGCTTGTTAACTGCAGGAATTCCTCTGTAAGTCTCTGTCCTTACAGAAAATGGCCCGAAATTGAAAAACCCTACTTCTTggaaaacagaaataatttGTGTAATGAATGTTGCAGGCGGTGTTGGACGTTCGTGTGGAGATATTGGCAATGGTAGGAGACGATGGTATCACACGTTGGATcgattaaaaagaaaaacagagtctcTCCATTTGtgagtttctctcttttaattacttttgttaCTTTAACATCCTTAGGATTCACAGACGAAAAACAGAGACACCCAATTTTTGTGTTTCGAGACTGTGTCGTGTGTTGTGTAGTTGGTATCAACCAACTTATATCTGTaatcattgtttctttttatttattctcgGTTTGCAGAAACATCCGATGAGCTTGTCTTAGAGGGacgtttgttgttgttttctggGTCTGGTCGTGATGAACTCGAAAGCATTGTGTGTTTGGTTAGTAGTTTGAAATAGGTGTGTGTATTGTATTTGTATATGCTGCGTTTGTGTTTTAGAGATCATCGTACATAAAACACATCATCGTACATAACTAAAATTTGAGCTAAACTACAAAAGAAAGTAACCTTCATTTTTAGTCGAACCAGGCCCCAGCTAGGCAGCTATCTCGTAAATAAGATTGCTGGCTTACGATCGTATTCCACGTGGCAATTTATGTGCCGTGGATTTAAATTTGTACGTGGCATGAGTGTTAGGAGAATGTCCACATGGCTTGTAGTTGTTAGTCCCACGCTCTGAACCAGAGCAACCGGCTCCTTACACGTGTTCGGCTTAAATCCATTTTTCGAATGAGATTACACTTCTAACCTTGTCTCCCTCTCCCGCTTATACCACCACCACTCTCACACAAGTCTCTCAAGTCACAAACTCTGTTTCAAACCAAAAGGGAACTTTGTGTGTGTTGTCGAGTTTTATGGTGACTGTAAACCCTAGCCAAGCTCATTGTTTGCCTATGAAAATGAGTCTACCGGGTTTCAATACTCTTCCCCACACGGCAACAACGATACCGGTTTCCATACGGAGCAATAGGACGATGTCGTTTTTTGAGGATCCAACAAAGAAGGTTAGAAAGCCTTACACTATCACCAAATCTAGAGAGAACTGGACGGAGCAAGAACACGACAAGTTCCTTGAAGCCCTTCATCTGTATGTTGACACGGATTTCACTTCTCTGCCTTCATTTATCTGATTAATGATATATAGAATCTTTGagatttgttcttcttcttctgatatGATCATGTCTATTTGATTGCAGATTTGACCGGGAttggaagaaaataaaggCCTTTGTTGGATCAAAAACAGTGATACAGGTAATC
This sequence is a window from Arabidopsis thaliana chromosome 1 sequence. Protein-coding genes within it:
- a CDS encoding Erythronate-4-phosphate dehydrogenase family protein (Erythronate-4-phosphate dehydrogenase family protein; BEST Arabidopsis thaliana protein match is: Erythronate-4-phosphate dehydrogenase family protein (TAIR:AT1G19400.2); Has 143 Blast hits to 143 proteins in 19 species: Archae - 0; Bacteria - 0; Metazoa - 0; Fungi - 0; Plants - 143; Viruses - 0; Other Eukaryotes - 0 (source: NCBI BLink).), producing MISKDHLHHLDPLGTTKSYHMNTSTVSPPSPASSISLSQSAWLEVRLFYVRIAPCVVENVPDFLTLRHPRRETGASLEVNGVRVPSSQTASLKLRRDRVDRESSEVTYVSTETVRVTGCVDFEVYDNEDMVLCGNLDRIEGAWNNGTVSDPKTGWGMDCYIAMGNGHVSGPSASVFFQPKFGVSSPSVEVYIAGCCGGVPVILTKTIQASPRRKVARHVTLDAIPEDEEVGKEQDIGTIGDELARQSKVQMMESEVDEYDDSDMKMAQRYYPEGMYVDEDGQLSWFNAGVRVGVGIGLGMCLGVGIGVGLLMRSYQATTSNLRRRFL
- the AN gene encoding NAD(P)-binding Rossmann-fold superfamily protein (ANGUSTIFOLIA (AN); CONTAINS InterPro DOMAIN/s: D-isomer specific 2-hydroxyacid dehydrogenase, NAD-binding (InterPro:IPR006140), NAD(P)-binding domain (InterPro:IPR016040); BEST Arabidopsis thaliana protein match is: D-isomer specific 2-hydroxyacid dehydrogenase family protein (TAIR:AT1G12550.1); Has 20556 Blast hits to 20427 proteins in 2617 species: Archae - 372; Bacteria - 13694; Metazoa - 624; Fungi - 929; Plants - 529; Viruses - 5; Other Eukaryotes - 4403 (source: NCBI BLink).) → MSKIRSSATMPHRDQPSPASPHVVTLNCIEDCALEQDSLAGVAGVEYVPLSRIADGKIESATAVLLHSLAYLPRAAQRRLRPHQLILCLGSADRAVDSTLAADLGLRLVHVDTSRAEEIADTVMALILGLLRRTHLLSRHALSASGWLGSLQPLCRGMRRCRGMVLGIVGRSVSARYLASRSLAFKMSVLYFDVPEGDEERIRPSRFPRAARRMDTLNDLLAASDVISLHCALTNDTVQILNAECLQHIKPGAFLVNTGSCQLLDDCAVKQLLIDGTIAGCALDGAEGPQWMEAWVKEMPNVLILPRSADYSEEVWMEIREKAISILHSFFLDGVIPSNTVSDEEVEESEASEEEEQSPSKHEKLAIVESTSRQQGESTLTSTEIVRREASELKESLSPGQQHVSQNTAVKPEGRRSRSGKKAKKRHSQQKYMQKTDGSSGLNEESTSRRDDIAMSDTEEVLSSSSRCASPEDSRSRKTPLEVMQESSPNQLVMSSKKFIGKSSELLKDGYVVALYAKDLSGLHVSRQRTKNGGWFLDTLSNVSKRDPAAQFIIAYRNKDTVGLRSFAAGGKLLQINRRMEFVFASHSFDVWESWSLEGSLDECRLVNCRNSSAVLDVRVEILAMVGDDGITRWID